The following proteins come from a genomic window of Calditerricola satsumensis:
- the spoIVB gene encoding SpoIVB peptidase, which translates to MSLSRKTIGLCLMALSVLFAFSPPFQRFAALPDEIRVVQGAVKPLSLFSFGSVTVDNPEVVQVERSNAVQTASSASASSTRASSGTWVLLPGDVGSSRMAVQVGAIPLRKVTVSVIPELRVVPGGQSIGVKLRSAGVLVVGHYLVPHGDRSLSPGREAGVRVGDVITAIDGTTVQSVGDVEKQVRAAGLSGRPLVLQLARGSDQVQVTLRPARDKDGQYRLGLYIRDTAAGVGTLTFYDPKTRRFGALGHVISDVDTRQPIRVGDGVIVPSDVTSIEKGNSGEPGQKRATLFDENRTLGKIEKNTPFGIFGTLTETPEPALFREPIPIALAEEVREGPAEMLTVVEGRKVERFSIEIVSVSAQRFPATKSMVIRVTDPRLLAKTGGIVQGMSGSPIIQNGKLVGAVTHVFVNDPTTGYGVFIEWMLRDAGYNLDANPTATNKPPRAQAGGFLCAPGTFDRNRATKVGKCRRKVRPTRKELPG; encoded by the coding sequence TTGTCCCTCTCCAGAAAAACGATTGGCCTTTGCCTCATGGCGCTTTCCGTGTTGTTCGCCTTTTCGCCCCCGTTTCAGCGGTTTGCCGCCTTACCCGATGAGATTCGCGTCGTTCAAGGCGCCGTGAAACCCCTTTCGCTGTTCTCCTTTGGTTCCGTTACCGTGGACAACCCCGAGGTGGTGCAAGTCGAGCGTTCCAACGCCGTTCAGACGGCTTCATCCGCTTCCGCATCCTCGACCCGAGCGTCAAGCGGAACTTGGGTGCTCTTGCCCGGCGATGTGGGGTCGTCCCGCATGGCGGTGCAGGTGGGCGCCATCCCCTTGCGCAAGGTGACCGTTTCCGTTATCCCCGAGCTGCGCGTGGTTCCCGGGGGCCAGTCGATCGGCGTCAAGCTCCGTTCGGCTGGGGTTCTGGTGGTCGGGCATTATCTGGTCCCTCATGGCGACCGGTCGCTTTCGCCGGGTCGGGAAGCCGGCGTGCGCGTTGGCGACGTGATCACTGCCATCGATGGGACGACCGTGCAGTCGGTCGGTGATGTGGAGAAGCAGGTGCGTGCGGCGGGTTTGTCCGGTCGGCCCCTCGTGCTGCAGCTGGCACGGGGCAGCGACCAGGTGCAGGTGACCCTTCGCCCGGCCCGCGACAAGGATGGGCAGTATCGCCTCGGCCTCTACATCCGCGATACGGCTGCCGGTGTCGGCACGTTGACGTTCTATGACCCCAAGACGCGCCGGTTTGGCGCCCTGGGCCACGTCATCTCCGACGTCGACACGCGCCAGCCCATTCGCGTCGGCGATGGCGTGATCGTCCCGTCCGATGTGACGTCCATCGAGAAAGGCAACTCTGGCGAACCGGGGCAGAAACGCGCCACGTTGTTTGACGAAAACCGAACCCTTGGCAAGATTGAGAAGAACACCCCCTTCGGCATTTTTGGTACGCTGACGGAGACCCCGGAGCCCGCCCTCTTCCGCGAACCGATTCCCATCGCCCTGGCCGAAGAGGTGCGCGAAGGGCCGGCCGAGATGCTCACCGTCGTCGAGGGACGCAAGGTGGAGCGCTTTTCGATTGAAATCGTCAGCGTCTCCGCGCAGCGCTTTCCCGCGACCAAGAGCATGGTGATTCGCGTCACCGATCCGCGTTTGCTGGCGAAGACGGGCGGCATCGTGCAGGGCATGAGCGGAAGTCCCATCATCCAGAACGGCAAGCTGGTTGGCGCCGTAACCCACGTGTTCGTCAACGATCCCACCACCGGCTACGGGGTGTTCATCGAGTGGATGCTCCGCGATGCCGGGTACAATCTCGACGCGAATCCGACTGCAACCAACAAGCCGCCGCGCGCACAGGCCGGCGGTTTTTTGTGTGCCCCGGGCACATTCGACAGGAACCGGGCGACAAAAGTCGGAAAATGTAGACGAAAAGTCCGGCCGACAAGGAAGGAACTTCCCGGTTGA
- a CDS encoding TlyA family RNA methyltransferase → MAKKERLDVLLVTRGLFPTREKARRAIMAGLVRVDGATVDKAGEKVPPDARIEVKGDPCPYVSRGGLKLERALRVFGLDLTGKTVLDVGASTGGFTDCALQHGARRVYAVDVGYGQLDWKLRQDPRVVVMERTNFRYAEPSWFPEPPDVATVDVSFISLGLIFPPLAAVLKAGGDVVALVKPQFEAGPERVGKHGVVRDPRVHADVLRAVIQKARAANLVPLNLTPSPIRGGEGNIEFLLHARKGDAPGDDVERRIDAVVREAHDRFRAEHATDA, encoded by the coding sequence ATGGCGAAGAAAGAGCGCCTCGACGTGCTCCTCGTGACGCGCGGCCTGTTTCCGACGCGGGAAAAAGCCCGCCGCGCGATCATGGCCGGGCTCGTGCGCGTGGACGGTGCGACGGTCGACAAGGCGGGAGAGAAGGTGCCCCCGGATGCGCGCATCGAGGTGAAGGGCGACCCGTGCCCTTACGTGAGCCGCGGGGGCCTCAAACTGGAACGGGCCCTGCGCGTCTTCGGCCTGGACCTGACCGGCAAGACGGTGCTCGACGTCGGCGCGTCCACCGGCGGGTTCACCGATTGCGCCCTACAGCACGGGGCGCGGCGCGTCTATGCCGTCGACGTCGGCTACGGCCAGCTGGACTGGAAGCTGCGCCAAGATCCGCGCGTCGTGGTGATGGAGCGGACCAACTTTCGATACGCCGAGCCGTCCTGGTTTCCCGAGCCGCCCGACGTGGCCACGGTGGACGTCTCCTTCATCTCCCTCGGGCTCATCTTCCCGCCACTTGCCGCCGTGCTGAAGGCAGGCGGCGACGTGGTCGCCCTCGTCAAGCCGCAATTTGAAGCCGGTCCGGAACGCGTCGGCAAGCACGGCGTGGTGCGCGACCCGCGCGTTCACGCCGATGTGCTGCGCGCCGTCATACAAAAGGCGCGGGCGGCGAACCTGGTGCCCCTCAACCTGACCCCTTCCCCGATCCGCGGCGGGGAGGGGAACATCGAATTTTTGCTTCACGCGCGAAAAGGAGACGCGCCCGGTGACGACGTAGAAAGGAGGATAGACGCCGTCGTTCGGGAAGCCCACGACCGGTTCCGCGCCGAGCATGCAACCGACGCGTGA
- the recN gene encoding DNA repair protein RecN: MLLELTVRNLALIKEAHVAFSEGLNVLTGETGAGKSILLDALALALGGRASSDMVRHGAAKAEVEALFEVPTDHPAVRRLAEMGIPADGGHILLRRDVSASGRSVCRINGHLVTLAMLREVGSVLVSLCGQHDQQDLLNPDRHLAWIDAYGGEELERCRAEYEALYARYMRVRAELARMTEDEKALAQRLDLLRFQLSEIEEAALEPGEEERLLAERQKLLHAEKLRTALRGAYAALAGDNRGMDWIGHALAYLEQAAAVDPELERVHEAVQSAYYQLEDAARELRDAQEAVPDDDGRLADVEARLALIAKLKRKYGDTVEAILEYAAKVEEELEAIENREARVEQLARELEEIGRDLGVEAEELSHRRKEAAAKLCAAVEAHLRDLNLEHAKLFAELDTLPDEEGIDVGGRRVRAMPHGVDVVFFTWAPNPGEPPKPLARIASGGELSRLMLALKAVVADAEPYGTLVFDEVDAGVSGRAAQRVAEKLAALAAARQVLCVTHLPQVACMADVHFVVSKAVENGETVTRVEPLSEAGRVEELARMLSGVAVTESSKQHAQEMLRLARGSKTAIG; this comes from the coding sequence ATGCTGCTCGAACTGACCGTGCGCAACCTCGCCTTGATCAAGGAGGCCCACGTCGCCTTTTCCGAAGGGCTCAACGTGCTGACCGGCGAGACGGGGGCGGGGAAGTCGATCCTGCTGGACGCCCTCGCGCTGGCGTTGGGCGGGCGGGCCTCGAGCGATATGGTGCGCCACGGTGCCGCCAAAGCCGAGGTGGAAGCGCTGTTTGAGGTGCCGACCGACCATCCCGCCGTCCGCCGCCTGGCGGAGATGGGCATCCCGGCCGACGGCGGGCACATTCTCCTTCGCCGGGACGTCTCCGCCAGCGGCCGCAGCGTCTGCCGCATCAACGGGCACCTGGTGACGCTGGCCATGCTGCGGGAAGTGGGCAGCGTCCTCGTCTCCCTCTGCGGCCAGCACGACCAGCAGGACCTGCTCAACCCCGACCGCCATCTGGCGTGGATCGACGCCTACGGCGGGGAGGAGCTGGAGCGCTGCCGCGCCGAATACGAGGCGCTTTACGCACGCTACATGCGGGTGCGTGCGGAGCTCGCCCGGATGACGGAGGACGAGAAAGCCCTCGCCCAGCGGCTCGATCTGCTCCGCTTCCAGCTTTCCGAGATCGAGGAGGCGGCCCTGGAGCCGGGGGAAGAAGAGCGGCTCCTGGCCGAGCGGCAGAAGCTCCTTCACGCCGAGAAGCTGCGCACCGCCCTGCGCGGGGCCTACGCCGCCCTCGCCGGCGACAACCGAGGGATGGACTGGATCGGCCATGCCCTGGCCTACCTCGAGCAGGCGGCGGCCGTCGACCCCGAACTGGAACGGGTGCACGAAGCCGTGCAGTCGGCCTACTATCAGCTGGAAGACGCCGCGCGGGAGCTGCGCGACGCCCAGGAAGCCGTGCCCGACGACGACGGCCGCCTGGCGGATGTGGAAGCGCGCCTGGCCCTGATCGCCAAGCTGAAGCGCAAGTACGGCGACACGGTGGAGGCCATCCTCGAGTACGCCGCCAAGGTGGAGGAGGAGCTGGAGGCCATCGAAAACCGCGAGGCGCGCGTGGAGCAGCTGGCCCGGGAACTGGAAGAGATCGGGCGCGATCTCGGCGTCGAGGCCGAGGAGCTGTCCCATCGCCGGAAGGAGGCGGCAGCGAAGCTGTGCGCGGCGGTGGAAGCCCATCTTCGCGACCTGAATCTCGAGCACGCCAAGTTGTTTGCCGAGCTCGACACCCTCCCCGACGAGGAGGGCATCGACGTCGGCGGGCGGCGCGTGCGGGCCATGCCCCACGGGGTGGACGTCGTTTTCTTCACCTGGGCGCCAAACCCGGGGGAACCGCCCAAGCCCCTGGCGCGCATCGCCTCGGGCGGGGAACTGTCGCGCCTCATGCTTGCCCTCAAGGCGGTGGTGGCCGACGCCGAACCGTACGGCACGCTGGTGTTCGACGAGGTGGACGCAGGGGTAAGCGGCCGCGCCGCCCAGCGCGTGGCCGAGAAGCTGGCCGCCCTCGCCGCCGCGCGGCAGGTGCTGTGCGTCACCCATCTTCCCCAGGTGGCGTGCATGGCCGATGTCCATTTCGTGGTCAGCAAGGCAGTGGAAAACGGCGAGACGGTGACGCGCGTCGAGCCGCTCAGCGAAGCGGGGCGCGTCGAGGAGCTCGCGCGCATGCTGAGCGGTGTGGCGGTAACCGAAAGCAGCAAGCAGCACGCCCAAGAAATGCTTCGCCTCGCGAGGGGGAGCAAAACGGCGATTGGCTGA
- the spo0A gene encoding sporulation transcription factor Spo0A, producing the protein MTKKVRVVIADDNREFTNLLAEFIDQQKDMEVVGVAYNGNDVIAVLENTPADVLILDIIMPHLDGLAVLERLHSMSLPVFPKIIMLTAFGQEEITKKAVELGASYYILKPFDMEVLTNRIRQVVVHDRVMLSIQTAAASSPKKHDLDVRITNIIHEIGVPAHIKGYLYLREAIAMVYHNVELLGSITKDLYPSIARKFNTTPSRVERAIRHAIEVAWARGNVELISSLFGYTINVAKAKPTNSEFIAMVADKLRIEHKVVS; encoded by the coding sequence GTGACGAAAAAGGTACGGGTGGTTATTGCCGACGACAACCGAGAGTTTACCAATTTATTGGCCGAATTTATTGACCAGCAGAAGGACATGGAAGTCGTTGGGGTGGCGTACAACGGGAACGATGTGATCGCCGTCTTGGAAAACACCCCAGCCGACGTGTTGATCCTCGACATTATCATGCCCCATTTGGACGGCTTGGCCGTTCTCGAGCGGCTGCACAGCATGTCGCTGCCGGTCTTTCCCAAGATCATCATGTTGACCGCCTTCGGCCAAGAGGAAATCACGAAAAAGGCTGTCGAGCTGGGGGCTTCCTACTACATCCTCAAGCCCTTTGACATGGAAGTGCTGACCAATCGCATCCGCCAAGTGGTGGTTCATGACCGCGTGATGTTGTCCATTCAGACGGCCGCGGCGTCGAGCCCGAAAAAGCATGACCTGGACGTGCGCATCACCAACATCATCCACGAGATTGGCGTGCCGGCGCACATCAAGGGCTATCTGTACCTTCGCGAAGCGATTGCCATGGTGTACCACAACGTTGAGCTGCTGGGTTCGATTACCAAAGATCTCTACCCCTCCATCGCCCGCAAGTTCAACACCACGCCCAGCCGGGTGGAGCGGGCCATTCGCCATGCCATCGAAGTGGCGTGGGCGCGTGGCAACGTGGAGCTGATCAGCAGCCTGTTTGGCTACACGATCAATGTGGCCAAGGCGAAGCCGACGAACAGCGAATTCATCGCCATGGTGGCCGACAAGCTGCGCATCGAGCACAAGGTGGTAAGCTGA
- a CDS encoding NAD(+)/NADH kinase — protein MKTFGLVLNRDKPAAWSVAKRLVDLILAKGARVVLEPEDARTLGRPDAALPRARFPGAIDLLFVLGGDGTLLGFAREFAPHKIPLLGINVGRLGFLSEAEPDDLPAAVDRILKGDYCLEARMMLEAEWVRDGEARGSFLALNDVGVARGSFSRMITTTVFVDGVYLSRFSGDGLVVATPTGSTAYSLSAGGPIVVPHLDAILLTPVAPHTLTARPMVLAPQDEVSIRIEAPHDHIGLTVDGQLGVQLKPGDEVRVRRAPHTTVLVKWKERAFFDVVRRKLQGDPPRGDGV, from the coding sequence TTGAAGACCTTCGGATTGGTCTTGAACCGCGACAAACCCGCCGCTTGGTCGGTGGCGAAGCGGCTTGTCGATCTGATTTTGGCGAAAGGGGCGCGCGTGGTCCTGGAACCCGAAGACGCCCGCACCCTCGGGCGTCCCGACGCGGCCCTGCCGCGCGCGCGCTTTCCCGGCGCGATCGACCTCCTGTTTGTGCTCGGGGGGGACGGGACGCTGCTTGGCTTCGCGCGGGAGTTTGCCCCCCACAAGATTCCCCTGCTCGGCATCAACGTGGGTCGCCTCGGCTTTTTGTCGGAAGCGGAGCCGGACGATCTGCCCGCGGCGGTAGACCGCATTCTCAAGGGCGACTACTGTTTGGAAGCGCGCATGATGCTCGAGGCGGAGTGGGTGCGCGATGGGGAGGCGCGCGGCTCCTTTTTGGCCCTCAACGATGTCGGCGTGGCCAGGGGTTCCTTTTCGCGCATGATCACGACCACCGTGTTCGTCGACGGGGTGTATCTCAGCCGCTTTTCGGGAGACGGGCTTGTCGTCGCCACGCCCACCGGCTCCACCGCCTATTCCCTGTCGGCGGGGGGGCCGATCGTCGTGCCGCATCTCGATGCGATTCTCCTCACGCCGGTCGCCCCGCACACGCTCACGGCGCGGCCGATGGTGCTGGCCCCACAGGATGAGGTGTCCATCCGCATCGAAGCCCCCCACGACCACATCGGCCTGACCGTCGACGGGCAGCTCGGCGTCCAGCTGAAGCCGGGCGATGAGGTCCGCGTGCGGCGCGCGCCGCACACCACGGTGCTGGTGAAGTGGAAGGAGCGCGCCTTTTTCGATGTCGTCCGGCGCAAGTTGCAGGGAGACCCACCGAGGGGGGACGGGGTGTGA
- a CDS encoding DUF2627 domain-containing protein has protein sequence MLIQRLIALLILVSAGLVAAYGWTLMREAVFAAFAQTATGHDGLAFLAGAVLFLGGIGFVGGFLFYRDKKRRRVQKRFIKTRRQDDGA, from the coding sequence ATGCTGATCCAACGGCTCATCGCCTTGCTCATCCTCGTTTCGGCCGGCCTTGTCGCCGCCTATGGCTGGACATTGATGCGCGAGGCCGTCTTCGCCGCGTTTGCCCAAACCGCCACCGGGCACGACGGGCTTGCCTTCCTCGCCGGAGCCGTCCTGTTCCTCGGCGGCATCGGCTTTGTCGGAGGGTTTCTCTTTTACCGCGACAAAAAACGGCGCCGCGTGCAAAAACGGTTCATCAAAACGCGGCGCCAGGACGACGGGGCGTAG
- a CDS encoding copper transporter, whose product MYPWRYHVVTVSSVFLALGVGILLGGTAGQRWIEANQQDVIASLAAKYDETVRQNKALQRRLDELHVQFEETVREMSRLVLAEAMAQASPHVWLVGDPEAVKGLADFLRDVGFAVTLVPPEAQGPPEKPEAATVLVVTGDLSPAWAGRMMLPTVRVDTTDPTPYSYLTAVKAIVSRMQGGGPS is encoded by the coding sequence GTGTATCCATGGCGCTACCACGTCGTCACGGTGTCGTCGGTTTTCCTGGCGCTGGGCGTGGGGATTCTGCTCGGCGGAACGGCCGGCCAACGGTGGATCGAGGCCAACCAGCAGGATGTGATTGCCAGCCTCGCGGCGAAATACGACGAGACGGTCCGACAGAACAAGGCGCTGCAGCGGCGCCTGGATGAGCTGCATGTCCAGTTTGAGGAAACGGTCCGCGAGATGTCTCGCCTCGTTCTCGCGGAAGCCATGGCGCAAGCTTCCCCCCACGTCTGGCTCGTCGGCGATCCGGAGGCGGTCAAGGGGCTGGCCGACTTTTTGCGCGACGTCGGGTTTGCCGTGACGCTCGTTCCGCCGGAGGCGCAAGGGCCGCCGGAAAAACCGGAAGCGGCCACCGTGCTCGTGGTGACGGGCGATCTTTCCCCTGCGTGGGCGGGACGGATGATGCTCCCCACCGTGCGCGTGGACACGACCGACCCGACGCCGTACAGCTACCTCACCGCGGTGAAAGCAATCGTCAGCCGCATGCAGGGAGGGGGCCCGTCATGA
- a CDS encoding glycosyltransferase family 2 protein, producing the protein MTTRRVSAVVPAYNEALTLPETLAALRRAGCVDEVIVVDDGSVDGTADAARPYADRVIVHGENRGKGAALETGWRAARGDILLFLDGDLGDTAAYAPALLEPVERDVADVVVAVLPPARRKGGFGLVKGLARFGIAHLTGYALQAPLSGQRAVRRVVLESLPPLSGGFGVEVGFAVDVLRAGFRLYEVQVPFRHRETGRDVRSFVHRGRQFVDIALTLNRKRREGRRAT; encoded by the coding sequence ATGACGACACGGCGCGTGTCGGCCGTCGTCCCCGCCTACAACGAGGCGCTCACCCTGCCCGAGACGCTGGCCGCCCTGCGCCGCGCGGGCTGCGTGGACGAGGTGATCGTGGTCGACGACGGCAGCGTCGACGGTACGGCCGATGCGGCGCGTCCGTACGCCGATCGCGTCATCGTGCACGGCGAAAACCGCGGCAAGGGGGCCGCCCTCGAGACGGGGTGGCGGGCGGCGCGCGGCGACATCCTCCTGTTTTTGGACGGCGATCTGGGCGATACGGCCGCCTACGCACCCGCGCTGCTCGAACCCGTCGAGCGGGACGTGGCCGACGTGGTGGTGGCGGTGCTCCCGCCGGCGCGCCGAAAAGGGGGGTTTGGCCTGGTTAAGGGGCTGGCGCGGTTCGGCATTGCGCATCTGACGGGCTACGCCCTGCAAGCGCCCCTGTCCGGCCAGCGGGCCGTGCGCCGGGTGGTGCTGGAATCCCTTCCTCCTTTATCCGGCGGGTTTGGCGTCGAGGTGGGGTTTGCCGTCGACGTGCTGCGGGCGGGCTTCCGCCTTTACGAGGTGCAGGTGCCCTTCCGCCACCGCGAGACGGGACGCGACGTGCGCTCCTTTGTGCACCGCGGGCGCCAGTTCGTCGACATCGCCCTCACGTTAAACCGCAAGCGGCGGGAAGGGAGGCGGGCAACGTGA
- the ahrC gene encoding transcriptional regulator AhrC/ArgR yields the protein MNKAQRHIKIREIISQYDIETQDELVDKLREAGFHVTQATVSRDIKELHLVKVPTPDGRYKYSLPVDLRTNPQQKLKRMLVDSFVSIDHAENLIVLKTLPGNAHAVAVLIDNLDWPEIMGTLAGDDTILIICKEKEKTGELARRFLDML from the coding sequence GTGAACAAGGCGCAACGGCACATCAAGATTCGCGAGATCATCTCCCAGTACGACATCGAAACGCAAGACGAGCTGGTCGACAAGCTGCGCGAAGCGGGGTTTCACGTTACCCAGGCCACGGTGTCCCGCGACATCAAGGAGTTGCACCTGGTGAAGGTGCCGACCCCTGACGGGCGCTACAAGTACTCCCTTCCCGTCGACCTGCGCACCAATCCGCAACAAAAGCTGAAGCGCATGCTCGTCGACAGCTTCGTGAGCATCGACCACGCGGAAAACCTGATCGTTTTGAAAACGCTTCCCGGAAACGCCCACGCGGTGGCGGTCCTGATCGACAACCTCGATTGGCCGGAAATCATGGGCACCCTCGCCGGCGACGACACCATTTTGATCATCTGCAAGGAAAAGGAGAAGACGGGAGAGCTGGCGCGCCGCTTTCTCGACATGCTCTAG
- a CDS encoding GNAT family N-acetyltransferase: MTNFRSRAVPERLGFRLEGVLRGVERFADGSYRDHAVYAMLAEEWRERRAKQVPPKT; the protein is encoded by the coding sequence GTGACCAACTTCCGCAGCCGTGCGGTCCCCGAGCGGTTGGGCTTTCGCCTGGAGGGCGTGCTGCGGGGCGTCGAGCGGTTTGCCGACGGCTCGTATCGCGACCACGCGGTGTACGCGATGTTGGCGGAAGAGTGGCGCGAACGGCGCGCAAAGCAGGTGCCACCCAAGACGTGA
- the steA gene encoding putative cytokinetic ring protein SteA produces MIAWWRSGKPISGTAAVDERTKRLVMRLSGGEIAVIRHRDVDEVAAHGLLEAGVRAVVNALPFLSGSYPAEGALLLARSGVPLFEIAEADFARIPEGARLVLDEGHLWIEETATALPARRVTADELERRYRRGVANLEERLAQFIDNTLHFAAKEKAFFIRPLLTPVLRTPLQGRHVLVVVRGSHYREDLLAIRGYVEDWRPALIGVDGGADALLDFGWKPDIIIGDMDSVSDRALRCGADLIVHGYPDGRAPGMARLKQLGLSGHVLCAPGTSEDIALLLAYEKGAELIVTVGTHSNMIDFLEKGRQGMASTVLVRMKIGAKLVDARGVSKLYPRRLKWRTLAYLIGAACVPVAALSAVSESLSRLWRLVWVNVKLLMG; encoded by the coding sequence GTGATCGCCTGGTGGCGTTCCGGCAAACCGATCAGCGGCACGGCGGCCGTCGACGAGCGGACGAAGCGTCTGGTCATGCGTCTTTCAGGCGGAGAGATTGCCGTCATTCGCCATCGTGACGTGGACGAAGTGGCGGCGCACGGCCTGCTGGAAGCCGGCGTGCGGGCGGTGGTGAATGCGCTGCCGTTTTTAAGCGGCAGCTACCCGGCGGAGGGAGCGCTCCTTTTGGCCCGCAGCGGCGTGCCCCTGTTTGAAATCGCCGAGGCCGACTTTGCGCGCATCCCCGAGGGCGCGCGCCTCGTTCTGGACGAGGGGCATTTGTGGATTGAGGAGACCGCCACGGCGCTGCCTGCGCGACGCGTCACCGCCGACGAGCTTGAGCGCCGCTACCGGCGGGGTGTGGCCAACCTCGAAGAGCGGCTGGCGCAGTTCATCGACAACACCCTGCATTTTGCGGCGAAGGAAAAAGCGTTCTTCATCCGCCCGCTGCTGACGCCGGTGCTGCGGACGCCGCTACAGGGCCGGCACGTGTTGGTTGTCGTGCGCGGCAGCCACTATCGAGAGGACCTGCTGGCCATCCGCGGGTACGTGGAGGACTGGCGTCCCGCGCTGATCGGCGTCGACGGCGGCGCCGACGCCCTGCTCGACTTCGGATGGAAGCCGGACATCATCATCGGCGACATGGACAGCGTCTCCGACCGCGCCTTGCGCTGCGGGGCCGACCTGATCGTACACGGCTATCCCGATGGCCGGGCGCCGGGGATGGCGCGGCTCAAGCAGCTGGGCCTCAGCGGACATGTGCTGTGCGCCCCCGGGACGAGCGAGGACATCGCCCTGCTGCTGGCCTATGAGAAGGGTGCCGAGCTGATCGTCACCGTGGGAACGCATTCGAACATGATCGATTTTCTGGAAAAAGGGCGTCAGGGGATGGCCAGCACCGTGCTCGTGCGGATGAAGATCGGGGCGAAGCTCGTCGACGCCCGCGGGGTTTCCAAGCTCTACCCGCGGCGCCTCAAGTGGCGCACCCTGGCCTACCTGATCGGCGCCGCCTGCGTTCCGGTGGCCGCCCTGTCCGCCGTGAGCGAGTCGCTGTCGCGGCTGTGGCGGCTGGTGTGGGTGAACGTCAAGCTGCTGATGGGGTGA